GTAAGCCAAAAACCAATAGTGAACTTGTTCGCATGGGAAATTCATATTGTAATTGATATTTCGTTGGTCTGTTGACTCACTTATGAACAACTTTCTACAAAAATTGGTAAAGTTCTTTAAGGAAATAAGTACACTACTTCCTACTCCTGAGCCATATCTGTTTCCTAAGAAAATGTTAGAATTGTGATACAAAACATTATCAACAGCAGAAACTTCTAAAGCTCGAATTGAATTAGAAATCATCTGACGAGTTGTATAATTGTTCTTTGAGGAATTGCCAACTAATAGTGTCAAAAGTCTCCATAGTAATGAAATTTCCTCCTTGTATTCAACAGGAGCCAATAGAGAACCCATTTCTTGAATCAACTGGATACGAGAATTGAAGGAAGAAAGACACATTTTCTGAATAGATACATATTTGTCAGAAGCTAAATCAGAAACAGTAACATTTGGAATAATCTCAGAAAGAACATAATAGTACTCATTAATAGAGTCTTCAGTTCTTCTAGATCCTCCAACTCCTTGCTCTTGTATTGTTTCAAAGTGTGGTTTTCTAGGATTAAGTAAAAGTCCAAATTCTGATTTGGTTGATAGATGAGAATTATCATTACAATATCCTGATACTATATCCTGTTTTTGACCATCAAGGATCTTGGATTTTCTTTCATTCCATTCTgtgaaaaataaatcaaagacttctgaataataaatctggAAAATAGACGTAGTAGATTCATCTATCAAGtatgaaagaaaatttgaatagCTAGTTTGAAGATACTTTGGCAGTCCTCCTGATCCTAACTCACTATAGTTGTCTTTATCCTGCCCACAGCCTCCTCTATGAGGGGCccttttgaaattaaaagcTTCTGCTAAGTATCTCCTTTTAGAGTCATAACTTTCCAGTCTAGAGCTAAGATATTGGATTGAACGCTCAAGAGTTGTAATTCCCAAGTCATTTACTATTCCCTTCCCACTACTTGCTCGTTTTGACACACCAAAATACCCCGGCTCTTTTTGCTTACTTCCAAGAGAATCCCTTGAAACATCCAAAAGCTCTTTAATTCCACTCCAAACCACAGGCTTTAGTATTGGAACTGTCCTATATGCTCTTTCTAGGGAGGAATTTATGTCCATTGAAAAGTTTGACATTTTTTCCCCCTTACACTTTTTTTTCGCTATTTTTCAGTTCCAGCCTTAAAAACCCTATACATGAGTTGGCGCCCAAGTGTGGTGCTGATGGGattaagaaaataataattaaatattcaaaaagcgagaaggaaaaaaaaacaaggAGCtaaaatatagaaaatccttttcaaaaattttcttGATGCCTCACTAATGGACTAGTTTTATAAGTTGAGAGTCTCGCTAGTATTTACTCCGAGTTGAATCATAAGTTTCTATACAAAATATCTTGCTTATTTTACCTACAAAAGTTAACTTGGCTATCCTATTCTGTCAACATGCATGAAAAATACGCCGGTATTCAACTTGgcaaaaaattaatttttttaaattcgaaaattgttaaaaaaCATTGTGGCGCTAAAACAAGTAGTGTCTAATAGTCAAAAGagattattttaaaataaagaaaaggcAAAGAAGATTTTCCGGTTAAGTTTGGAGAACGAAAATAGAGAAAATACCAGTCTTTAGGAGATCATACTAAGATACTTAAGGTTCTggttaatattttgagtAATTATCCACTTTTGTTATAAGtgttatatatatttatatatatgtcAAAAGCAAAACGAGAGAGAGCAATAGTATATGTAGGCCATATTCCATTTGGATTATTTGAGCCTCAACTCAAAGAATACTTTTCTCAGTTTGGTAAGATTTTGAGGATTAAGCTGAGCAGGTCCAAGAAGAATGGTCACTCGAGAGGATATgcatttattgaatttgaatcaatGGAAGTGGCTCAGATTGCAGCCTCAACTATGAacaattatattatttttaagaGAAGTCTCAAATGTCACGTGCTTCCTAAAGAAAGCATTCACCCATACATTTTTATTAGGtcaaagaagaagaattctTCTGAATCTAATAATGCCTTAACTGAAGATGAAAAACAAGCAAAGATTGATAAGTCTGTTCTTTCTAAGAAAAAGAAGCTActtaaaatcaataaaattcttgaaaataataatataaattacaAGCTTCCTTCTGTGTAGTTTTGTTATTTTATATcgttttttttatatatcttttttttctaatttattattttttttttttcctttccCATCTTgcatttcttttttctttcccATCCAACTCTCTTATTCCTAATTCTTTCTTCCCAGCTCTTTCCTACTTCTCTTTTATCCAGATTTAAGCTCTTTCTATCTCGAGCTCTCTGATTATCCAAACCAAAACTTATCCTTTATTTTTCCTCTTGAATTTATGTGGGTTTCCAAACTGTATATAC
This Cryptosporidium parvum Iowa II chromosome 7, whole genome shotgun sequence DNA region includes the following protein-coding sequences:
- a CDS encoding nop15p/nopp34; nucleolar protein with 1 RRM domain — protein: VLYIFIYMSKAKRERAIVYVGHIPFGLFEPQLKEYFSQFGKILRIKLSRSKKNGHSRGYAFIEFESMEVAQIAASTMNNYIIFKRSLKCHVLPKESIHPYIFIRSKKKNSSESNNALTEDEKQAKIDKSVLSKKKKLLKINKILENNNINYKLPSV